One segment of Pseudobythopirellula maris DNA contains the following:
- a CDS encoding OmpH family outer membrane protein — protein MLAAAAAFALFAVSFAPQAQAQNPAGANAKKFGIGVVDINYIFKQHAGFRAAMDGMKTNFQSVETELKGEQQKIVQAEKQKQGYNAGTPEYNKLDDEIVQMKAQLQLTVTRRRKALAEQEAAIFYKTYREVDQAIDSYAKHYEIGIVFRFSGDEIDPNNRESILQTINRPVHFQNQIDITPDILAMLNRNSGGAAASNTSVGSRPGATRPR, from the coding sequence ATGCTAGCCGCCGCGGCTGCGTTCGCCCTGTTCGCCGTCTCTTTCGCCCCCCAGGCCCAGGCCCAAAACCCGGCCGGCGCCAACGCCAAGAAGTTTGGCATCGGGGTTGTTGATATCAACTACATCTTCAAGCAGCACGCCGGCTTCCGCGCCGCGATGGACGGCATGAAGACCAACTTCCAGTCGGTCGAGACCGAGCTGAAGGGCGAGCAGCAGAAGATCGTTCAAGCCGAGAAGCAGAAGCAGGGCTACAACGCGGGCACGCCCGAGTACAACAAGCTGGACGACGAGATCGTTCAGATGAAGGCCCAGCTGCAGCTGACCGTTACGCGTCGCCGCAAGGCGCTCGCCGAGCAGGAAGCCGCCATCTTCTACAAGACCTACCGCGAGGTCGACCAGGCGATCGATTCGTACGCCAAGCACTACGAGATCGGCATCGTATTCCGCTTCAGCGGCGACGAGATCGACCCGAACAATCGTGAGAGCATCCTGCAAACGATCAATCGGCCGGTTCACTTCCAGAACCAGATCGATATCACGCCGGACATCTTGGCGATGCTCAACCGCAACTCGGGCGGCGCGGCCGCGTCGAACACGTCGGTCGGCAGCCGCCCCGGGGCGACCCGTCCGCGCTGA